One region of Streptomyces leeuwenhoekii genomic DNA includes:
- the tyrS gene encoding tyrosine--tRNA ligase, protein MTDIVDELKWRGLFAQSTDEDALRKALADGPVTYYCGFDPTAPSLHVGHLVQVLTVRRLQQAGHRPLALVGGATGLIGDPRPTAERTLNDPETVAGWVEKLRRQIEPFLSFEGENAAVMVNNLDWTQGLSAIEFLRDVGKHFRVNKMLTKESVARRLESSEGISYTEFSYQLLQAMDFLQLYRRYGCTLQQGGSDQWGNLTAGLDLIHRLEPDATVHAYATPLMTKADGTKFGKTEGGAVWLDPEMTTPYAFYQFWLNVDDRDISRYMRILSFRSREELEELERQTEERPQARAAQRALAEELTTLVHGADQTAAVIAASKALFGQGELAELDERTLAAALSELPHVRVAGLAPVVDLFAEVGLVASKSAARRTVKEGGAYVNNAKVPSEDAVPAREDLLHGRWLVLRRGKKNLAAVEVTGA, encoded by the coding sequence GTGACGGACATCGTCGACGAGCTGAAGTGGCGCGGGCTCTTCGCCCAGTCCACTGACGAGGACGCTTTGCGCAAGGCGCTCGCGGACGGTCCCGTCACCTACTATTGCGGGTTCGACCCGACCGCACCGTCACTCCACGTGGGGCACCTGGTGCAGGTGCTCACCGTGCGCCGGCTCCAGCAGGCCGGGCACCGGCCGCTGGCGCTGGTCGGCGGCGCGACGGGCCTGATCGGCGACCCCCGCCCCACCGCGGAGCGCACGCTGAACGACCCGGAGACGGTCGCCGGCTGGGTGGAGAAGCTGCGCCGCCAGATCGAGCCGTTCCTGTCCTTCGAGGGCGAGAACGCGGCCGTGATGGTCAACAACCTCGACTGGACGCAGGGCCTGTCCGCGATCGAGTTCCTGCGCGACGTCGGCAAGCACTTCCGGGTCAACAAGATGCTGACGAAGGAGTCCGTCGCCCGGCGTCTGGAGTCCTCCGAGGGCATCAGCTACACGGAGTTCAGCTACCAGCTCCTGCAGGCGATGGACTTCCTCCAGCTCTACCGCCGGTACGGCTGCACGCTCCAGCAGGGCGGCAGCGACCAGTGGGGCAACCTGACGGCGGGCCTGGACCTGATCCACCGGCTGGAGCCCGACGCCACGGTCCACGCCTACGCCACGCCGCTGATGACCAAGGCGGACGGCACCAAGTTCGGCAAGACCGAGGGCGGCGCCGTGTGGCTCGACCCGGAGATGACCACGCCGTACGCGTTCTACCAGTTCTGGCTGAACGTGGACGACCGGGACATCTCGCGGTACATGCGGATCCTCTCCTTCAGGTCCCGCGAGGAGCTGGAGGAGCTGGAGCGGCAGACCGAGGAGCGCCCGCAGGCGCGGGCCGCCCAGCGGGCGCTGGCCGAGGAGCTGACGACGCTGGTGCACGGCGCCGACCAGACGGCCGCCGTGATCGCCGCGTCCAAGGCCCTCTTCGGCCAGGGAGAGCTGGCGGAGCTGGACGAGCGGACGCTGGCCGCGGCCCTGTCGGAGCTGCCCCACGTCCGGGTCGCCGGGCTCGCCCCGGTCGTGGACCTGTTCGCCGAGGTCGGCCTGGTCGCCAGCAAGTCCGCCGCGCGCCGCACGGTCAAGGAGGGCGGCGCCTACGTGAACAACGCGAAGGTGCCCTCCGAGGACGCGGTCCCCGCACGGGAGGACCTGCTGCACGGCCGCTGGCTGGTGCTGCGCCGGGGCAAGAAGAACCTGGCCGCGGTCGAGGTCACGGGCGCCTAG
- the fabG gene encoding 3-oxoacyl-[acyl-carrier-protein] reductase, whose protein sequence is MSRSVLVTGGNRGIGLAIARAFAEAGDKVAITYRSGEPPAALAELGCLAVKCDITDAEQVERAYKEIEDAHGPVEVLVANAGITKDQLLMRMSEDDFTSVLDTNLTGTFRVVKRANRGMLRAKKGRVVLISSVVGLLGSAGQANYAASKAGLVGFARSLARELGSRNITFNVVAPGFVDTDMTKVLSEEQRAGIVSQVPLGRYAQPEEIAATVRFLASDDASYITGAVIPVDGGLGMGH, encoded by the coding sequence TTGAGCCGCTCGGTTCTCGTCACCGGAGGCAACCGAGGCATCGGCCTCGCCATCGCCCGCGCGTTCGCCGAGGCCGGCGACAAGGTCGCGATCACGTACCGCTCGGGTGAGCCGCCGGCCGCCCTGGCGGAGCTCGGCTGCCTCGCCGTCAAGTGCGACATCACCGACGCCGAGCAGGTGGAGCGGGCCTACAAGGAGATCGAGGACGCGCACGGCCCCGTCGAGGTCCTCGTCGCGAACGCCGGCATCACCAAGGACCAGCTCCTGATGCGCATGTCGGAGGACGACTTCACGTCCGTCCTCGACACCAACCTCACCGGCACCTTCCGCGTGGTCAAGCGCGCCAACCGCGGCATGCTGCGCGCCAAGAAGGGCCGCGTCGTGCTGATCTCCTCGGTCGTCGGCCTGCTCGGCTCGGCGGGCCAGGCCAACTACGCCGCCTCCAAGGCCGGCCTGGTCGGCTTCGCGCGCTCGCTCGCCCGGGAGCTGGGCTCGCGCAACATCACCTTCAACGTCGTCGCGCCCGGCTTCGTCGACACCGACATGACCAAGGTGCTCAGCGAGGAGCAGCGCGCGGGCATCGTGTCGCAGGTCCCGCTCGGACGGTACGCGCAGCCGGAGGAGATCGCCGCGACGGTGCGGTTCCTCGCCTCGGACGACGCCTCGTACATCACTGGAGCCGTCATCCCCGTTGACGGCGGACTGGGAATGGGTCACTGA
- a CDS encoding GlsB/YeaQ/YmgE family stress response membrane protein, whose product MGWLWAIIVGLVLGLLAKAIIPGKQHSPLWLTVLFGMLGAIVGNAIARAAGVAATPGIDWWRHVFQLVAAIVIVAVGDALYRATLGKRKQRV is encoded by the coding sequence ATGGGCTGGTTGTGGGCGATCATCGTGGGATTGGTGCTGGGGCTGCTCGCCAAGGCGATCATTCCCGGCAAACAGCACAGCCCTCTGTGGCTGACCGTCCTGTTCGGCATGCTCGGGGCCATCGTCGGCAACGCGATCGCCCGGGCGGCCGGCGTCGCCGCGACCCCCGGCATCGACTGGTGGCGCCATGTCTTCCAGCTCGTCGCCGCGATCGTCATCGTCGCCGTCGGTGACGCGCTGTACCGGGCGACCCTGGGCAAGCGCAAGCAGCGGGTCTGA
- the moaA gene encoding GTP 3',8-cyclase MoaA, producing the protein MLIDTYGRVATDLRVSLTDRCNLRCTYCMPEEGLQWLAKPDLLTDDEIVRLIGIAVTALGITEVRFTGGEPLLRPGLVGIVERVAALDPRPRTSLTTNGIGLKRTAAALKAAGLDRVNVSLDTLRPDVFKALTRRDRHKDVLEGLSAAREAGLTPVKVNTVLMPGLNADEAPDLLAWAVEHDYELRFIEQMPLDAQHGWKREGMVTAGDILASLRTRFELTPEGAEERGSAPAERWIVDGGPHRVGVIASVTRPFCAACDRTRLTADGQIRTCLFATEETDLRAALRSGAPDEEIARLWRLAMWGKKAGAGLDDPSFVQPDRPMSAIGG; encoded by the coding sequence GTGCTCATCGACACCTACGGCCGAGTGGCCACCGACCTGAGGGTCTCACTGACCGACCGCTGCAACCTGCGGTGCACCTACTGCATGCCCGAGGAAGGCTTGCAGTGGCTGGCCAAGCCCGACCTGCTCACCGACGACGAGATCGTCCGCCTCATCGGCATCGCGGTCACCGCCCTCGGCATCACCGAGGTCCGCTTCACCGGCGGCGAGCCCCTGCTGCGCCCCGGCCTGGTGGGCATCGTCGAGCGCGTCGCCGCCCTCGACCCGCGCCCCCGGACGTCCCTCACCACCAACGGCATCGGCCTCAAGCGCACGGCGGCGGCCCTGAAGGCGGCCGGCCTGGACCGGGTCAACGTCTCACTGGACACGCTGCGCCCGGACGTCTTCAAGGCTCTCACCCGTCGCGACCGCCACAAGGACGTGCTGGAGGGGCTGTCCGCGGCCCGCGAGGCCGGCCTGACCCCGGTCAAGGTCAACACGGTCCTGATGCCGGGGCTCAACGCCGACGAGGCCCCCGACCTGCTCGCCTGGGCGGTCGAGCACGACTACGAGCTGCGCTTCATCGAGCAGATGCCGCTGGACGCCCAGCACGGCTGGAAGCGCGAAGGCATGGTCACCGCCGGGGACATCCTCGCCTCGCTGCGCACCCGCTTCGAGCTGACCCCGGAGGGCGCCGAGGAGCGCGGCTCCGCCCCCGCCGAGCGCTGGATCGTCGACGGCGGACCCCACCGGGTCGGCGTCATCGCCTCCGTCACCCGCCCGTTCTGCGCCGCCTGCGACCGCACCCGCCTGACCGCCGACGGACAGATACGCACCTGTCTGTTCGCCACCGAGGAGACCGACCTGCGCGCCGCCCTGCGCTCCGGCGCCCCCGACGAGGAGATCGCCCGGCTCTGGCGCCTGGCCATGTGGGGCAAGAAGGCGGGCGCCGGGCTGGACGACCCGTCCTTCGTCCAGCCGGACCGCCCGATGTCGGCGATCGGCGGTTAG
- a CDS encoding DUF485 domain-containing protein, with protein sequence MATDAPPPSKEQHRLPSTEEFAEVQQSAEFGELRRSFRSFAFPLTIAFVAWYLLYVLLSNYAGDFMGAKLFGNINVALVLGLAQFVTTFLIAWWYSRHAAAKLDPKAEAIKTRMEGGA encoded by the coding sequence GTGGCCACCGACGCACCGCCCCCCTCGAAAGAGCAACACCGACTCCCCTCCACCGAGGAGTTCGCCGAGGTGCAGCAGAGCGCGGAGTTCGGTGAACTGCGCCGCTCCTTCCGCTCCTTCGCCTTCCCGCTGACGATCGCGTTCGTCGCCTGGTACCTGCTGTACGTGCTGCTGTCGAACTACGCCGGCGACTTCATGGGCGCCAAGCTGTTCGGCAACATCAACGTCGCGCTCGTCCTCGGCCTCGCCCAGTTCGTCACCACGTTCCTCATCGCCTGGTGGTACTCGCGGCACGCCGCCGCCAAGCTCGACCCCAAGGCCGAGGCCATCAAGACCCGGATGGAGGGCGGGGCGTGA
- a CDS encoding metallopeptidase TldD-related protein: protein MSARTTKPHEIVERALALSRADGCVVIADEHSTANLRWAGNALTTNGVTRGRTLTVVATVDGEEGTASGVVSRSAVTAEDLEPLVRAAEAAARGAGPAEDAQPLVTGVPGSPDFTDAPAETSSAVFADFAPALGEAFARARAGGRELYGFARHEMVSTYLGTSTGLRLRHDQPTGTLEINAKSPDRARSAWAGRSTRDFKDVDPAALDAELAVRLGWAERRVELPAGRYETLLPPTAVADLLIYQLWSSSGRDAAEGRTVFSRPGGGTRVGERLGRLPLTLRSDPGEPGLETAPFLIAHSSGDDQSVFDNGLPVRPTDWIRDGELTRLTTTRHSAALTGLPVAPAIGNLVLEGGEDRSLEEMVAGTGRGLLLTCLWYIREVDPATLLLTGLTRDGVYLVENGEVTGEVNNFRFNESPVDLLGRATQAGRTEKTLPREWGDWFTRAAMPPLRVPDFNMSSVSRGV, encoded by the coding sequence ATGAGCGCGCGCACCACCAAGCCGCACGAGATCGTCGAGCGGGCGCTCGCGCTGTCCCGGGCTGACGGATGCGTCGTCATCGCCGACGAGCACTCGACCGCCAACCTGCGCTGGGCGGGCAACGCGCTGACGACGAACGGCGTCACGCGCGGGCGCACGCTCACGGTCGTCGCCACCGTCGACGGTGAGGAGGGCACCGCCTCCGGGGTCGTGTCGCGGTCCGCCGTCACCGCGGAGGACCTGGAGCCCCTGGTGCGGGCCGCCGAGGCCGCGGCCCGCGGAGCCGGGCCCGCCGAGGACGCGCAGCCGCTGGTCACCGGGGTGCCCGGGTCGCCCGACTTCACCGACGCGCCCGCCGAGACCTCCTCGGCGGTCTTCGCCGACTTCGCCCCGGCCCTCGGGGAGGCGTTCGCCCGCGCGCGTGCGGGCGGGCGGGAGCTGTACGGCTTCGCCCGCCACGAGATGGTGTCGACGTACCTCGGCACCTCCACCGGGCTGCGGCTGCGCCACGACCAGCCCACCGGGACGCTGGAGATCAACGCCAAGTCGCCGGACCGCGCCCGGTCGGCGTGGGCCGGGCGCTCCACCCGGGACTTCAAGGACGTCGACCCGGCGGCGCTCGACGCCGAGCTCGCCGTACGCCTCGGCTGGGCCGAGCGGCGGGTTGAGCTGCCCGCGGGCCGGTACGAGACGCTGCTGCCGCCGACCGCGGTCGCGGATCTGCTGATCTACCAGCTCTGGTCGTCCTCGGGGCGGGACGCCGCCGAGGGGCGGACGGTGTTCTCCCGGCCGGGCGGTGGCACCCGCGTGGGAGAGCGGCTCGGCCGGCTGCCGCTGACCCTGCGCAGCGACCCCGGCGAGCCGGGTCTGGAGACCGCGCCCTTCCTGATCGCCCACTCCTCCGGCGACGACCAGTCCGTGTTCGACAACGGACTGCCGGTCCGGCCCACCGACTGGATCCGCGACGGGGAGCTGACCCGCCTGACGACCACACGGCACAGCGCGGCGCTGACCGGGCTGCCGGTCGCCCCGGCGATCGGGAATCTGGTCCTGGAGGGCGGTGAGGACCGCTCGCTGGAGGAGATGGTGGCGGGCACCGGGCGCGGGCTGCTGCTGACCTGCCTGTGGTACATCCGCGAGGTCGACCCGGCGACGCTGCTGCTGACCGGCCTGACCCGGGACGGCGTGTACCTGGTGGAGAACGGCGAGGTGACCGGGGAGGTCAACAACTTCCGGTTCAACGAGTCGCCGGTGGACCTGCTGGGGCGGGCCACCCAGGCCGGGCGCACGGAGAAGACGCTGCCGAGGGAGTGGGGCGACTGGTTCACCAGAGCGGCGATGCCCCCGCTGCGGGTGCCGGACTTCAACATGAGCTCGGTCAGCCGGGGCGTCTGA
- a CDS encoding TldD/PmbA family protein has translation MPHTLDESFTALPLRALADAALARARALGAEHADFRLERVRSASWRLRDARPAGSSDTTDLGYAVRVVHGGTWGFASGVDLTMDAAARVASQAVAMAKLSARVIESAGSDERVELADEPVHADKTWISSYEIDPFTVPDEEKAGLLAEWSRRLLAADGVDHVDASLLTVHENKFYADTAGTVTTQQRVRLHPVLTAVAVDGSSGEFDSMRTLAPPVGRGWEYLTGTGWDWDAELAAIPELLSEKMRAPSVEPGAYDLVVDPSNLWLTIHESIGHATELDRALGYEAAYAGTSFATFDQLGKLRYGSELMNVTGDRTAEHGLATIGYDDEGVAAQSWDLVKDGTLVGYQLDRRIARLTGFERSNGCAYADSPAHVPVQRMANVSLLPDPAGMSTEDLIGSVERGIYVVGDRSWSIDMQRYNFQFTGQRFFRIENGRLAGQVRDVAYQATTTDFWGSMAAVGGPQTYVLGGAFNCGKAQPGQVAAVSHGCPSALFKGVTILNTTQEAGR, from the coding sequence GTGCCTCATACCCTCGACGAATCCTTCACGGCCCTACCCCTGCGCGCCCTCGCCGACGCCGCCCTGGCCCGCGCGCGTGCGCTCGGGGCCGAGCACGCCGACTTCCGGCTGGAGCGGGTGCGCAGCGCCTCCTGGCGGCTGCGGGACGCCAGACCCGCCGGGTCCTCCGACACCACCGACCTCGGGTACGCGGTGCGCGTGGTGCACGGCGGCACGTGGGGGTTCGCCTCCGGCGTCGACCTGACGATGGACGCAGCCGCCCGGGTCGCCTCGCAGGCGGTGGCGATGGCGAAGCTGTCCGCGCGGGTGATCGAGTCCGCCGGGTCGGACGAGCGGGTGGAACTGGCCGACGAGCCGGTGCACGCCGACAAGACCTGGATCTCGTCGTACGAGATCGATCCGTTCACCGTGCCCGACGAGGAGAAGGCGGGGCTGCTGGCGGAGTGGAGCCGGCGGCTGCTGGCGGCCGACGGGGTCGACCACGTGGACGCCTCGCTGCTGACCGTGCACGAGAACAAGTTCTACGCCGACACGGCCGGGACCGTGACCACGCAGCAGCGGGTGCGGCTGCACCCGGTGCTCACCGCGGTGGCGGTGGACGGCTCCAGCGGGGAATTCGACTCGATGCGCACCCTCGCCCCGCCGGTCGGCCGCGGCTGGGAGTACCTGACCGGCACCGGCTGGGACTGGGACGCCGAGCTGGCCGCGATCCCCGAGCTGCTCTCCGAGAAGATGCGGGCGCCCAGCGTGGAGCCCGGGGCGTACGACCTGGTCGTGGACCCGTCCAACCTGTGGCTGACCATCCACGAGTCCATCGGCCACGCCACCGAGCTGGACCGCGCGCTCGGCTACGAGGCCGCGTACGCCGGCACCTCCTTCGCCACCTTCGACCAGCTCGGGAAGCTCAGGTACGGCTCCGAGCTGATGAACGTCACCGGCGACCGCACCGCCGAGCACGGCCTGGCGACCATCGGGTACGACGACGAGGGCGTCGCGGCGCAGTCCTGGGACCTGGTGAAGGACGGCACGCTCGTCGGCTACCAGCTCGACCGGCGGATCGCGCGCCTGACCGGCTTCGAGCGGTCCAACGGGTGCGCCTACGCCGACTCCCCCGCCCATGTGCCGGTGCAGCGCATGGCCAACGTGTCGCTCCTGCCCGATCCGGCGGGGATGTCGACCGAGGACCTGATCGGGAGCGTGGAGCGGGGCATCTACGTCGTCGGCGACCGGTCCTGGTCGATCGACATGCAGCGGTACAACTTCCAGTTCACCGGGCAGCGCTTCTTCAGGATCGAGAACGGGCGGCTGGCCGGTCAGGTGCGCGACGTGGCCTACCAGGCGACGACCACCGACTTCTGGGGGTCCATGGCGGCCGTCGGCGGCCCGCAGACGTACGTCCTGGGCGGCGCCTTCAACTGCGGCAAGGCCCAGCCCGGGCAGGTCGCGGCCGTCTCGCACGGCTGCCCCTCCGCCCTCTTCAAGGGAGTCACCATCCTCAACACCACCCAGGAGGCCGGCCGATGA
- a CDS encoding S8 family peptidase, with the protein MAHLPSRRRLALTVPLALSLTASLGFLPAAASAAPRAAQTADAARAADAPKLAYVVNTATDRRALASVKKAIAAADGSVVATYEKIGVIVVHSANPNFAREMRAVRGVQSAGATRTAPLTAAGTTDAGAAEMLTGAQAAKTARASATEPGSEPLEADQWDLRAIGADKAAQINPGSRKVTVAVIDTGVDDTHPDLAPNFSAAQSANCVGGKADTSEGAWRPYTADDYHGTHVAGEIAAARNGVGVAGVAPGVKVSSIKVSDPDNGLFYPESVVCAFVFAADHGVEITNNSYYVDPWLYNCMDDPDQKAIVDAVNRAQLYAQKKGTLHLASAGNSNHDLDADAIVDDSSPDDSTPVTRTIDPHECFDVPTQLPGVVTVSATGVQNLKSYYSSYGRGVVDVAAPGGDRRYQLPDTPSKDGRILSTMPNNQYAFLQGTSMASPHAAGVAALLKSTHPRATPAQLQALLKAQADNPGCPASYDQDGDGTQDAVCEGGPRLNGFYGAGIVDALRAVK; encoded by the coding sequence ATGGCTCATCTGCCTTCCAGACGCCGACTCGCCCTCACCGTGCCGCTGGCCCTGTCGCTGACCGCCTCGCTCGGCTTCCTGCCGGCGGCCGCCTCGGCCGCACCGCGCGCCGCGCAGACCGCGGACGCCGCCCGGGCCGCGGACGCCCCGAAGCTCGCGTACGTCGTCAACACGGCGACGGACCGCCGCGCCCTCGCGTCGGTGAAGAAGGCGATCGCGGCGGCCGACGGCAGCGTGGTGGCCACGTACGAGAAGATCGGCGTGATCGTCGTCCACTCGGCCAACCCCAACTTCGCCCGGGAGATGCGCGCCGTGCGCGGCGTGCAGTCGGCGGGCGCCACGCGCACCGCACCGCTGACCGCCGCCGGCACGACCGATGCGGGCGCGGCGGAGATGCTGACCGGGGCGCAGGCCGCGAAGACCGCGCGGGCCTCGGCCACCGAGCCGGGCAGCGAGCCCCTCGAGGCCGACCAGTGGGACCTGCGCGCGATAGGCGCCGACAAGGCCGCGCAGATCAACCCGGGCAGCCGCAAGGTGACCGTCGCCGTCATCGACACCGGTGTCGACGACACCCACCCGGACCTCGCCCCGAACTTCTCCGCCGCCCAGTCCGCCAACTGCGTCGGCGGCAAGGCGGACACCAGCGAGGGCGCCTGGCGTCCGTACACCGCCGACGACTACCACGGCACCCACGTGGCCGGGGAGATAGCCGCCGCCCGCAACGGCGTCGGCGTCGCCGGTGTCGCTCCGGGCGTGAAGGTGTCGAGCATCAAGGTGAGCGACCCGGACAACGGCCTGTTCTACCCTGAGAGCGTCGTGTGCGCCTTCGTCTTCGCCGCCGACCACGGCGTGGAGATCACGAACAACAGCTACTACGTGGACCCGTGGCTGTACAACTGCATGGACGACCCCGACCAGAAGGCGATCGTCGACGCGGTCAACCGGGCCCAGCTCTACGCCCAGAAGAAGGGCACCCTGCACCTGGCCTCGGCCGGCAACTCCAACCACGACCTGGACGCCGACGCCATCGTCGACGACTCCAGCCCCGACGACTCCACGCCGGTCACGCGGACCATCGACCCGCACGAGTGCTTCGACGTGCCGACCCAGCTTCCGGGCGTCGTCACGGTCAGCGCCACGGGCGTGCAGAACCTCAAGTCGTACTACTCCTCCTACGGCCGGGGTGTGGTGGACGTGGCGGCCCCGGGCGGGGACCGGCGCTACCAGCTCCCGGACACGCCGTCGAAGGACGGCCGGATCCTGTCCACCATGCCGAACAACCAGTACGCCTTCCTGCAGGGCACGTCGATGGCCTCGCCGCACGCCGCGGGCGTCGCCGCGCTGCTGAAGTCGACCCACCCGCGCGCCACCCCCGCCCAGCTCCAGGCGCTGCTGAAGGCCCAGGCGGACAACCCGGGCTGCCCGGCCTCCTACGACCAGGACGGCGACGGCACCCAGGACGCGGTGTGCGAGGGCGGCCCGCGCCTCAACGGCTTCTACGGCGCCGGCATCGTCGACGCGCTGCGCGCGGTGAAGTGA
- a CDS encoding solute symporter family protein, with the protein MNLTATATTLAANEASQHRPLIISLFAVFVVATLGITVWAGRQTKDAADFYAGGRQFSAFQNGLAVSGDYMSAASFLGIAGAIAIFGYDGFLYSIGFLVAWLVALLLVAEPLRNSGRYTMGDVLAYRMRQRPVRTAAGTSTIVVSIFYLLAQMAGAGVLVSLLLGITSDAGKILIVALVGVLMIVYVSIGGMKGTTWVQMVKAVLLIGGTLLITFLVLLKFDFNISDLLGTAAENSGKGAAFLEPGLQYGATGTSKLDFISLGIALVLGTAGLPHILIRFYTVPNAKAARKSVNWAIGIIGAFYLMTIALGFGAAALISQKEIIESNPSGNTAAPLLALHIGGVDSAWGAILLATISAVAFATILAVVAGLTLASSSSFAHDIYANVIRRGQATEKEEMRAARWATVFIGIVSIALGALARDLNVAGLVALAFAVAASANLPTILYSLFWKRFTTRGALWSIYGGLIVAVGLVLFSPVVSGDPKAMFPDVDFAWFPLKNPGIISIPFGFLMGWLGTVLSKEEPDTGKYAELEVRSLTGTGAH; encoded by the coding sequence GTGAACCTCACCGCCACGGCCACCACGCTCGCGGCCAACGAGGCCAGCCAGCACCGGCCGCTGATCATCTCCCTGTTCGCGGTGTTCGTCGTCGCGACCCTCGGCATCACCGTCTGGGCGGGCCGCCAGACCAAGGACGCCGCCGACTTCTACGCGGGCGGCCGTCAGTTCAGCGCCTTCCAGAACGGACTCGCCGTCTCCGGCGACTACATGTCCGCCGCGTCCTTCCTCGGCATCGCGGGCGCCATCGCCATCTTCGGCTACGACGGCTTCCTGTACTCCATCGGCTTCCTGGTCGCCTGGCTGGTGGCCCTCCTGCTGGTCGCCGAACCGCTGCGCAACTCCGGCCGCTACACCATGGGCGACGTCCTCGCCTACCGGATGCGCCAGCGCCCGGTCCGCACCGCCGCCGGCACCTCCACCATCGTGGTGTCGATCTTCTATCTGCTGGCCCAGATGGCGGGCGCGGGCGTCCTGGTCTCGCTGCTGCTCGGCATCACCTCCGACGCCGGCAAGATCCTCATCGTCGCCCTCGTCGGCGTGCTGATGATCGTCTACGTCTCCATCGGCGGCATGAAGGGCACCACCTGGGTCCAGATGGTCAAGGCCGTGCTGCTCATCGGCGGCACCCTGCTGATCACCTTCCTGGTGCTGCTGAAGTTCGACTTCAACATCTCCGACCTGCTCGGCACCGCCGCCGAGAACAGCGGCAAGGGCGCGGCCTTCCTGGAACCCGGCCTCCAGTACGGCGCCACCGGCACCTCCAAGCTGGACTTCATCTCCCTCGGCATCGCCCTGGTCCTGGGCACCGCCGGCCTGCCGCACATCCTGATCCGCTTCTACACCGTCCCCAACGCCAAGGCCGCCCGGAAGTCCGTGAACTGGGCCATCGGCATCATCGGCGCCTTCTACCTGATGACCATCGCGCTCGGCTTCGGCGCCGCCGCGCTGATCTCGCAGAAGGAGATCATCGAGTCCAACCCGTCCGGGAACACGGCGGCACCCCTGCTCGCCCTGCACATCGGCGGCGTCGACTCGGCCTGGGGCGCGATCCTGCTCGCCACCATCTCGGCGGTGGCCTTCGCGACCATCCTGGCGGTGGTCGCCGGCCTCACCCTCGCCTCGTCCTCGTCCTTCGCGCACGACATCTACGCCAACGTCATCCGCCGGGGCCAGGCCACCGAGAAGGAGGAGATGCGGGCGGCCCGCTGGGCGACCGTCTTCATCGGCATCGTCTCCATCGCGCTCGGCGCCCTCGCCCGCGACCTGAACGTGGCCGGCCTGGTCGCCCTGGCCTTCGCCGTCGCCGCGTCCGCCAACCTGCCGACGATCCTCTACAGCCTGTTCTGGAAGCGGTTCACCACCCGGGGCGCGCTGTGGTCGATCTACGGCGGCCTGATCGTCGCCGTCGGCCTGGTGCTCTTCTCACCCGTGGTCTCCGGCGACCCGAAGGCGATGTTCCCCGACGTCGACTTCGCCTGGTTCCCGCTGAAGAACCCGGGCATCATCTCCATCCCGTTCGGCTTCCTGATGGGCTGGCTCGGCACCGTCCTGTCCAAGGAGGAGCCGGACACCGGCAAGTACGCGGAGCTGGAGGTCCGGTCCCTGACCGGAACCGGCGCCCACTGA
- a CDS encoding DUF3099 domain-containing protein, producing the protein MRKQHGGGNAQVFRITGARTGLQEDVRGRQRRYVISMTIRTLSVILAACLWNVERHVAIVALVVGAVLPYIAVVIANAGRENAPSLPSTFVMAPTRPMIAPPSADGDATGSAPGGAADAKGPAAPEDVASEAARGARSEPHHRA; encoded by the coding sequence ATGCGGAAGCAGCATGGCGGCGGCAACGCCCAGGTGTTCCGGATCACCGGAGCCCGGACGGGTCTCCAGGAGGACGTGCGCGGGCGGCAGCGCCGGTACGTGATCTCGATGACGATCCGCACGCTGTCGGTGATCCTCGCGGCCTGCCTGTGGAACGTGGAGCGGCATGTCGCGATCGTGGCGCTGGTCGTCGGCGCGGTACTGCCCTACATCGCGGTGGTGATCGCCAACGCGGGCCGGGAGAACGCGCCGTCGCTGCCGTCGACGTTCGTGATGGCTCCGACCCGGCCTATGATCGCACCGCCGTCGGCCGACGGGGACGCGACCGGGTCCGCCCCCGGGGGTGCCGCGGACGCCAAGGGCCCCGCAGCCCCCGAAGACGTGGCGTCCGAAGCGGCGCGGGGCGCGCGGAGCGAGCCGCATCACCGGGCCTGA